From a single Arachis hypogaea cultivar Tifrunner chromosome 3, arahy.Tifrunner.gnm2.J5K5, whole genome shotgun sequence genomic region:
- the LOC112771340 gene encoding glycosyl hydrolase 5 family protein, with translation MKMLCKVSVLLLFLATLTCYCNALPLSTHKRWIIDDATGKRVKLTCAHWVAHAKPMVAEGLDQLPLNDIVKQFPERGFNCVRLSYATYMFTRYANVSIGETLRSLDIPERVAAIEKHNPWVLNMTHLQAYDAVVDALDKQGVMMLIDNHVSMPKWCCDRQDQNGFFNDRHFQPQEWLQGLAFVARHFKPKRHVVAMDLRNELRGSRESSKDWYKYVRQGARTIDQHNPNLLVVISGLDFDKDFTFLKNKPLDLNFTKKIVYEAHLYSFTGDTGSWSLQPVNRVCASVLESVQNLWGFLIGGSNPAPMFVSEFGYDMTGENDADNKYIVCFKSYLAAMDMDWSLWSFGGSYYYRQGNVGADESYAVLTHDWTRYRDPKFPHKFQLLQALLQDPTSNLSKSQILFHPLSGNCTHVSRKKELEFGDCKNHVRWSFEGDNNGAPIRKMDSPLCLKATGEGLPPTLSKDCLSPQSSWRFVSVTGLHLATKNKNGDLLCLGTHSHSSKLVTKKCICVDDDDSACLDNPQSQWFQLLTTNV, from the exons ATGAAGATGCTATGCAAAGTCTCGGTTTTGCTCTTGTTCTTGGCCACACTGACTTGCTACTGCAACGCCTTGCCCCTCTCAACCCACAAGCGATGGATCATCGACGACGCAACGGGGAAGCGCGTGAAGCTCACGTGCGCCCATTGGGTTGCACATGCAAAGCCAATGGTGGCGGAGGGTTTGGACCAGTTACCCTTAAACGACATCGTTAAGCAGTTTCCTGAACGGGGATTCAACTGCGTTCGTCTCTCCTATGCCACTTACATGTTCACTCGCTACGCCAACGTCTCCATTGGCGAGACCTTGAGGAGTCTGGACATACCGGAGAGGGTGGCAGCGATAGAGAAGCACAACCCTTGGGTGCTGAACATGACGCACCTTCAGGCTTATGATGCTGTGGTTGATGCCTTGGATAAACAAGGGGTCATGATGCTCATTGATAACCATGTTAGCATGCCTAAATGGTGCTGTGATCGTCAAGATCAGAATGGCTTCTTCAATGACAGGCACTTTCAACCTCAGGAATGGCTTCAAGGTTTGGCTTTTGTAGCCCGCCATTTCAAGCCAAAACGCCAT GTTGTGGCTATGGACTTGAGAAATGAGCTTAGAGGTTCACGTGAAAGTTCAAAGGATTGGTATAAGTACGTGAGGCAAGGAGCAAGAACCATTGACCAACacaaccctaatctcttagttgtAATCTCAGGCTTAGACTTCGACAAAGACTTCACGTTCTTGAAGAACAAGCCCCTTGACCTAAACTTCACCAAGAAGATAGTTTACGAGGCGCACTTGTACTCTTTTACCGGCGACACAGGCAGTTGGAGCCTACAACCGGTGAATCGGGTTTGCGCCTCTGTCCTGGAGTCGGTGCAAAATCTATGGGGATTTTTGATAGGCGGAAGCAACCCAGCACCAATGTTTGTGAGCGAATTCGGTTATGACATGACGGGTGAAAATGATGCGGACAACAAATACATCGTGTGCTTCAAGTCTTACCTTGCAGCGATGGACATGGATTGGAGCTTGTGGTCTTTTGGAGGAAGCTATTATTATCGACAAGGGAATGTTGGTGCTGATGAGAGCTATGCTGTTTTGACCCATGATTGGACACGTTATAGAGACCCTAAATTCCCACACAAGTTTCAACTTCTTCAAGCTCTACTCCAAG ATCCAACTTCTAACCTTTCAAAGTCCCAGATCCTGTTCCATCCTTTGAGCGGTAACTGCACGCACGTGAGCCGCAAGAAGGAACTTGAATTTGGTGACTGCAAGAACCATGTTCGGTGGAGTTTCGAAGGAGATAATAATGGAGCTCCAATCAGAAAGATGGACTCTCCTCTGTGTCTAAAGGCAACTGGTGAAGGCCTTCCTCCAACACTCTCAAAGGATTGCTTGTCACCACAGAGTTCTTGGAGATTTGTTTCGGTGACGGGTCTTCATTTGGCCACCAAAAATAAGAATGGGGACCTTTTGTGCTTGGGCACTCATTCTCATTCTTCTAAGTTAGTCACCAAAAAATGCATCTGCGTTGATGACGATGATTCTGCTTGTTTGGATAATCCCCAAAGCCAGTGGTTCCAGCTTCTTACAACCAACGTCTAG
- the LOC112781874 gene encoding uncharacterized protein, with protein MVTSIEWTSSAYSKEAKAKKFVDQVLDSKFWNQCTDIVKLTEPLVRVLRIVDEDSAAMEFEKHKQTASGLLDVIERYAYGDADLNSKLTSEMRIFKNAEGDFGIQSVIHERSTVMPDQWWESYGCAAPSLQKLAIRILSQTCSSSGCERNWSIFEHIYSKKRNRLEHQKLNDLVYVHYNLRQQQMNRMRKQSYDPICLDAFEDHSEWIMEDSPRFLTPKKVDALRNDLANMSLQSALDDLDQLNLEDDRDDDEANNNSVENTNQNETNHQDVTPDLSDEERYPDFEITP; from the exons ATGGTGACATCTATAGAATGGACAAGCTCAGCTTACTCTAAAGAAGCCAAAGCAAAAAAGTTTGTGGATCAAGTCTTAGATTCTAAATTTTGGAATCAATGCACTGATATTGTTAAGCTTACTGAGCCACTTGTTCGTGTATTGCGTATTGTGGATGAAGATAGTGCTGCAATGG AATTTGAAAAGCACAAGCAAACAGCTTCTGGCTTACTAGATGTCATTGAGAGATATGCTTATGGTGATGCagatttgaattctaaattgacaagtgagATGAGAATCTTTAAGAATGCTGAAGGAGACTTTGGGATACAGTCTGTAATACATGAGCGAAGCACAGTGATGCctg ATCAATGGTGGGAATCTTATGGATGTGCAGCACCAAGCTTGCAAAAGTTAGCAATTCGTATTTTGAGTCAAACTTGTAGTTCTTCAGGTTGTGAGCGAAATTGGAGCATTTTTGAACACATTTACTCAAAGAAAAGGAATCGGTTAGAGCATCAAAAGCTTAATGATCTTGTTTATGTTCATTACAATTTAAGACAACAACAAAT GAACCGAATGAGAAAGCAAAGTTATGATCCAATTTGTCTTGATGCATTTGAGGATCATTCAGAATGGATAATGGAAGATTCACCACGATTCTTAACTCCTAAAAAAGTTGATGCTTTACGGAATGATCTTGCAAATATGTCTCTTCAATCAGCTTTAGATGACTTGG ATCAATTGAATCTGGAAGACGATCGAGATGATGATGAAGCTAATAATAATTCTGTAGAAAATACAAATCAGAATGAAACCAATCATCAAGATGTAACTCCAGATTTGTCAGATGAAGAAAGATATCCAGACTTTGAAATTACTCCTTAG